In the Podospora pseudocomata strain CBS 415.72m chromosome 5, whole genome shotgun sequence genome, one interval contains:
- a CDS encoding hypothetical protein (COG:S; EggNog:ENOG503P4TU), giving the protein MPCQSPLPLSKAASSHLLNGQATEVGHDRFPNIHHRKLGFKATATFIHSDHLGPQYSTQGPQPDFGRFRASYKLDYHCCTMSGASCFCAICGGPFGDIVFSPPHPDDQPGSDDENDDWNGSTTQSDVAWSGPEDDSDDDDDQSQNQDSIETDGNSHTSEHAAIEVSDDMEEHEATHPEDEEDFSESGESNQDEADIGFDDMAPSEGSIQSEDEEALEFNEFRFDDIHWSEEPGTGYDRKILRPRHAHWILTVYALGCNVEAPGPSKCYLSGRGVADWHLGTVTFTPGPIRLRDPNYPRTRGRRRSRLDVVTYIDSTFRDSINWVYPVHMPCLKILCQVLTGQPDPYGSSKLDKDALFFAMNKLSDWAGGALNITYFKDRPLIPEYWESLPGNEYIHANPLSTDCPHRDQVLALVSNAIKTSQDSKYLLDDLTDKVKSDRFNILPYDLIHIISCLLPDRDLFSLCCASYIVHKNLEENENFWRYRLAKISMPWFDEALEVLSSPGNEDVLQAKYWKGLLRTLQKLLVSKKLGKQGPLMGVYNRRRIWACCQRIAREYFEKVRELRERGVEAVIKDIEK; this is encoded by the exons ATGCCTTGCCAATCGCCACTCCCTCTTTCAAAGGCAGCAAGCAGCCATCTGCTCAACGGGCAGGCAACAGAGGTGGGGCACGACAGGTTTcccaacatccaccaccgaaAGCTCGGGTTCAAAGCAACAGCCACTTTCATTCACTCTGATCATTTAGGACCCCAATATTCTACTCAAGGGCCGCAACCTGACTTTGGACGATTCCGAGCATCATACAAGCTCGACTATCATTGCTGCACCATGAGCGGTGCTTCTTGCTTCTGCGCCATCTGTGGGGGCCCGTTTGGGGACATTGTCTTCAGCCCACCCCATCCAGATGACCAGCCCGGGTCAGACGACGAGAATGATGACTGGAACGGATCAACAACCCAGTCAGACGTTGCTTGGAGCGGCCCCGAGGATGActctgacgacgacgacgaccagtCCCAAAATCAAGATTCGATTGAAACCGACGGCAACTCACACACGAGTGAGCATGCGGCCATTGAGGTCTCTGACGATATGGAGGAGCACGAGGCCACCCACcccgaagatgaggaggatttcTCCGAGTCTGGTGAAAGCAACCAGGATGAAGCCGACATTGGTTTCGACGATATGGCCCCAAGTGAGGGCTCGATCCAGagtgaagatgaggaagcGCTTGAGTTTAACGAGTTTCGTTTTGATGACATTCACTGGTCCGAAGAGCCAGGAACCGGATATGATCGAAAGATCTTGAGGCCTCGCCATGCTCACTGGATCCTGACTGTATATGCCCTAGGTTGCAACGTGGAGGCACCGGGCCCATCCAA ATGCTATTTATCTGGCCGGGGCGTGGCCGATTGGCACCTGGGCACGGTAACGTTCACACCAGGACCAATCCGTCTTCGTGACCCCAACTATCCGCGTACCCGGGGCCGCCGTCGATCTCGTCTAGATGTTGTCACCTACATTGACTCTACGTTTAGAGACTCGATAAATTGGGTGTACCCAGTACACATGCCCTGTCTCAAAATTCTTTGCCAGGTCCTGACCGGCCAACCCGACCCCTACGGAAGTTCAAAGCTGGACAAGGATGCATTATTCTTTGCCATGAACAAGTTGTCCGACTGGGCAGGGGGAGCGCTGAATATCACGTATTTTAAAGACCGGCCACTGATTCCAGAGTATTGGGAATCTCTACCGGGAAACGAGTACATCCACGCCAATCCTCTCTCCACGGACTGTCCCCATCGCGATCAGGTTTTGGCTCTTGTTTCAAACGCCATCAAGACCTCCCAAGACAGCAAGTATCTCTTGGACGACCTCACCGACAAGGTGAAATCCGACCGCTTCAACATCCTACCTTACGATTTGATCCACATAATTTCATGCTTGCTGCCTGACCGGGATTTGTTCTCGCTTTGTTGTGCGTCTTACATCGTCCACAAGAACCTTGAGGAGAATGAGAACTTTTGGCGTTATCGTCTGGCGAAGATATCGATGCCTTGGTTTGATGAGGCCTTGGAAGTCTTGTCGTCCCCTGGCAATGAGGATGTGTTGCAAGCCAAATATTGGAAGGGGCTTTTACGTACCCTGCAGAAGCTGCTTGTCTCTAAGAAATTGGGCAAGCAAGGGCCGCTAATGGGCGTGTATAATCGAAGGAGGATCTGGGCGTGTTGCCAGCGCATTGCGAGGGAGTACTTTGAGAAGGTGAGGGAACtgagagaaaggggggttgaggCGGTGATTAAGGATATTGAGAAGTAG
- a CDS encoding hypothetical protein (EggNog:ENOG503Q5Z7): protein MHNPSYDPMLSRPLTPDESFHFLKLNPNLALFIPVPECTCCLFFQFYQCGCPDNQSHNGIGLFGELLRFRNPTQFACLYRCPIHFLPQAAQTILHNRGFRHRNDPLPVAQAPVELPFPCYKHQEECSYRISKKAAMNIRPTLGHSNKITKLKRKQKAKREVDWAKKHRKALRAFVYEHTPLQEFNKPKVIHPADQAFIGTWDKIVRPPVHVRLESEDWFLDEQKTDLDNDDAANGSKVADIFYPEIGPLGRGKYEAGATVLDEMMITAISRNQWRRRGYPWELVHRDRNMGEMVWSMD, encoded by the coding sequence ATGCACAACCCATCATACGACCCAATGCTCAGCCGCCCACTCACACCCGACGAAAGCTTCCACTTTCTCaaactcaaccccaacctcgccctcttcaTCCCAGTCCCCGAGTGCACCTgctgcctcttcttccagttCTACCAGTGCGGATGCCCCGACAACCAGTCCCACAACGGCATCGGCCTCTTCGGCGAGCTACTTCGCTTCCGTAACCCAACTCAGTTTGCTTGCCTGTACAGGTGCCCCATCCATTTTCTCCCCCAGGCTGCGCAGACAATCCTCCACAACCGCGGCTTCCGCCACAGGAACGACCCCCTGCCCGTCGCTCAAGCCCCCGTCGAACTCCCCTTTCCGTGCTACAAGCACCAAGAAGAATGCTCATACAGAATCTCAAAGAAGGCAGCCATGAATATCCGGCCGACCCTGGGACATTCGAACAAGATTACCAAGCTCAAGCGGAAGCAAAAAGCAAAGAGGGAGGTTGATTGGGCCAAGAAACACAGAAAGGCGCTGAGGGCGTTTGTGTATGAGCACACGCCCCTTCAGGAGTTCAACAAGCCCAAGGTCATCCACCCTGCCGACCAGGCATTCATTGGAACATGGGATAAAATTGTACGGCCACCTGTCCATGTCAGGCTTGAGAGTGAAGACTGGTTCCTTGATGAGCAAAAGACTGATTTGGACAATGACGACGCCGCGAACGGGAGCAAGGTGGCGGATATATTCTACCCCGAGATTGGTCCGCTTGGGAGGGGCAAGTATGAGGCTGGCGCGACGGTgctggatgagatgatgATTACTGCGATATCGCGGAAccagtggaggaggagggggtatCCGTGGGAGCTTGTGCATAGGGATCGGAAcatgggggagatggtgtggAGTATGGATTGA
- a CDS encoding hypothetical protein (COG:M; COG:O; COG:T; EggNog:ENOG503NVWT) — translation MPQFTATFVPGGYDDYYMPPEVVAPAPQRVMPEVPQNMQNDIQRMELEARESRRESNSTSLNPRGGDAKAFKPFQTSAAGSTTMDVPSFSPFPKVKGENIPPSDEEKEGILWQARNLVLHSNNVSMQVTWARDTLIWVEVAQEAAQREWKREGKGKERPATPKTEHDLRIDAVSIIDYLAQQDHPEANFMKGKWLEFGKFGFRENKREAYSLYKKAAENGYGRAEYRMGMLYENSNDIANAIKHYTLGVKLKDSASNYRLGMMHLMGQHGHQKDYLQGLEMIQHAADTADEDAPQGAYVYGMLIARELPDITLPESILPCDLTVARQYIEKAAYLSFAKAQLKMGQAYELSQLGCDFNPAYSLHYYGLAARQGQPEAALGVSRWFLFGYEGAFAKNEQLAFKYAQEAAVSGLATGEFAMGYYHEIGIHVPKDVREARKWYELAAEHDNKDAKDRLESLSQSKTLTKADHETTTLTRIKSQHGSQRGKRPDRFARQNEVLPTLGETVTPPPGAAHFLYSNSNAFALRNYHQQRLTGIPDRVNFPDPTPRPPAFGVNVDPNNLALRPKSAAPYPLEDNPPPLNARPKSAAPYPEDDMRGPHLNPAAGRLPVGPHADRPGSAFGIRPLSPNGMHSAPPDRGRPMSGQPPNGGWGPQGAPGNYRRPSPGPSAQYPPQQQDGRYGPPGPGIPPAGMPPIGDPTRQRLQKPNPNAPPPLAQGPPPGQYPPAGGKYPPQGSPGLQPGRDYGPPGGGRPNQRPVSDAYGPQGGYDRYGTGPPAAAAGRVPLPNPNLRPDAHRVESMPASGRPVPNNGRPVSSHAHDGGRASAPPGGAAAARPSPGPGTPGSTASGPRPAAGRPPVKTDHPDGKTMGQGPATFEEMGIPQGKNDGDCVVM, via the exons ATGCCACAGTTCACTGCGACTTTCGTCCCAGGCGGGTACGATGATTACTACATGCCGCCAGAGGTCGTTGCGCCTGCCCCTCAACG GGTAATGCCTGAGGTGCCCCAGAACATGCAAAACGACATTCAACGCATGGAATTAGAAGCTCGCGAATCCCGAAGAGAAAGCAACTCGACATCACTCAACCCCCGTGGCGGCGACGCAAAGGC TTTCAAACCCTTCCAGACCAGCGCCGCCGGCTCCACCACAATGGACGTCCCATcattctccccctttcccaaggTCAAGGGCGAGAACATCCCGCCCAGCgacgaagagaaggagggcatTCTGTGGCAGGCGcgcaacctcgtcctccactCCAACAATGTGTCGATGCAGGTCACCTGGGCCCGCGACACCCTCATCTGGGTCGAGGTCGCCCAGGAGGCCGCGCAGAGGGAATGGAAGcgggaaggaaaggggaaggagaggccCGCGACACCAAAGACGGAACACGACCTGCGAATAGACGCCGTCAGCATCATCGACTACCTCGCCCAGCAGGACCACCCCGAGGCAAACTTTATGAAAGGAAAATGGCTCGAGTTTGGCAAGTTCGGATTCCGAGAGAACAAGCGGGAGGCGTATTCGCTGTACAAGAAGGCGGCCGAAAATGGGTACGGTAGGGCCGAATACCGCATGGGCATGCTGTACGAAAACTCGAATGATATCGCAAACGCCATCAAGCATTACACCCTCGGCGTCAAGCTCAAGGACTCGGCCTCCAACTACCGCCTAGGCATGATGCACCTGATGGGACAGCACGGCCATCAAAAGGACTATTTGCAGGGGTTGGAAATGATTCAGCACGCAGCCGACACGGCCGACGAAGATGCCCCTCAGGGTGCATATGTGTACGGCATGCTGATCGCTCGGGAACTGCCCGACATCACCCTTCCCGAGAGCATCCTGCCGTGCGACCTGACGGTAGCCCGACAGTACATCGAAAAGGCGGCCTATCTCAGCTTTGCCAAGGCTCAACTGAAGATGGGACAGGCATATGAGTTGAGCCAGCTTGGCTGTGACTTCAACCCTGCCTACTCGCTTCACTATTATGGTCTCGCTGCCCGCCAAGGCCAGCCAGAAGCCGCCCTCGGTGTCAGTCGCTGGTTCCTCTTTGGTTACGAAGGCGCCTTTGCCAAGAACGAGCAGCTGGCTTTCAAGTATGCACAGGAAGCGGCTGTCTCTGGACTGGCAACGGGCGAGTTCGCCATGGGTTACTACCACGAAATCGGCATCCACGTTCCCAAGGACGTTAGAGAAGCCAGGAAGTGGTACGAGCTCGCAGCCGAGCATGACAACAAGGACGCCAAAGACAGACTCGAGTCACTGAGCCAGTCTAAGACACTGACCAAGGCTGACCacgaaacaacaacactcaCTCGAATCAAGTCCCAGCATGGCTCTCAGCGCGGCAAACGGCCAGACAGATTTGCAAGACAGAACGAGGTCTTGCCTACACTTGGGGAGACGGTGACACCCCCGCCTGGTGCGGCCCATTTTCTTTACTCTAATTCTAATGCTTTTGCTCTCCGCAACTATCACCAGCAGCGACTAACAGGAATACCAGACCGAGTCAACTTCCCAGACCCTacccctcgacctcctgCTTTTGGGGTAAATGTAGACCcgaacaaccttgcgctgCGCCCCAAGAGTGCAGCGCCGTATCCCCTCGAAGACAACCCGCCACCGCTGAATGCTAGGCCAAAGTCAGCGGCGCCCTATCCCGAGGATGATATGCGTGGTCCTCATTTGAACCCGGCGGCTGGTCGTCTCCCTGTTGGACCGCATGCGGACCGTCCCGGATCTGCTTTCGGTATCCGTCCTTTATCGCCAAACGGCATGCACAGTGCTCCTCCTGATCGCGGTCGTCCCATGTCTGGACAGCCTCCTAACGGCGGCTGGGGTCCCCAAGGTGCTCCCGGTAACTATAGACGCCCTAGTCCGGGTCCTAGTGCACAGTATCCacctcagcagcaagacggACGGTATGGGCCTCCGGGGCCTGGCATTCCTCCCGCTGGGATGCCACCTATCGGCGATCCGACGAGGCAACGGCTCCAGAAGCCGAACCCGAAtgctccacctcccctcgcTCAAGGACCTCCTCCGGGTCAGTATCCCCCTGCAGGTGGCAAGTACCCACCCCAGGGCAGTCCCGGGCTGCAGCCGGGGCGAGACTATGGTCcgcctggtggtgggcgcCCCAACCAACGCCCTGTCAGTGACGCTTACGGACCTCAAGGCGGGTACGATCGTTATGGTACTGGACccccagctgctgctgctgggagggTACCATTGCCAAACCCGAATCTGCGACCAGACGCGCACAGAGTGGAGAGCATGCCTGCAAGCGGGAGACCAGTTCCCAATAACGGTAGGCCAGTGTCATCGCATGCTCATGATGGCGGGCGTGCTAGTGCGCCCCCTGGTGGTGCAGCGGCGGCCAGACCAAGTCCAGGGCCGGGAACTCCGGGTTCGACTGCTTCTGGACCGAGACCTGCCGCCGGGAGACCACCTGTTAAGACCGATCATCCCGATGGAAAGACGATGGGTCAGGGGCCCGCGACATTTGAGGAGATGGGCATTCCGCAGGGGAAGAATGATGGTGACTGT GTTGTGATGTGA
- a CDS encoding hypothetical protein (COG:Q; EggNog:ENOG503P1GE): MPNVIITGATSGIGLAITHYFASSSSSTLTKIAMLDINSSVGPSLVTSLSTQYPDTEFFFHTCDVSSWEAQASVFSSLYDGEFGGRVDVVVANAGVSERGFTTLIVEQDGDKSHPPKKPDMSCLEVNLSGVVYSIKLAIYYMDQKPSEEGSRGLILCTASNAGLYPLPTAPLYAASKFGVVGLVRSVAGLVEKENIKICALAPAVLETNIAPRKLYDGMVITPMETLIKAVDRFVKGGKEVNGQVAEVHGGDITVREAHAFVDADTERNFVRFRGLGWA; encoded by the exons ATGCCAAACGTgatcatcaccggcgccaCCTCTGGCATAGGCCTGGCAATAACGCACTACTTtgcctcgtcctcctcctccactctAACAAAGATTGCAATGCTAGATATCAACTCCTCGGTTGGCCCGTCACTCGTTACTTCCCTGTCGACGCAGTATCCAGACACAGAATTCTTTTTCCACACCTGCGATGTCTCCAGCTGGGAGGCACAGGCATCAGTGTTTTCGTCCCTTTACGACGGCGAGTTTGGGGGTAGGGTCGACGTCGTGGTTGCGAACGCAGGCGTTTCAGAACGGGGGTTCACCACGCTTATTGTTGAGCAGGACGGTGACAAGTCGCACCCTCCGAAAAAGCCGGATATGAGTTGTTTGGAGGTCAACTTGTCGGGTGTGGTGTACT CGATCAAACTCGCGATCTATTACATGGACCAAAAACCATCAGAAGAGGGATCTCGGGGGTTGATACTCTGCACAGCAAGCAACGCAGGCctctaccccctccccaccgcacCCCTCTACGCAGCGTCTAAATTCGGGGTCGTCGGCCTGGTGCGATCTGTCGCTGGGCTGGTAGAGAAAGAAAACATAAAGATTTGTGCGCTCGCGCCGGCGGTGttag AAACAAATATCGCGCCTAGGAAACTATACGACGGTATGGTCATCACACCGATGGAAACCCTCATCAAAGCGGTAGACAGGTTCGTCaagggtgggaaggaggtCAATGGGCAGGTGGCGGAGGTTCACGGGGGTGATATCACTGTCAGGGAGGCGCACGCGTTTGTGGATGCGGATACGGAGAGGAATTTTGTGAGGtttagggggttggggtgggcgTAG
- the RPN12 gene encoding regulatory particle non-ATPase (COG:O; EggNog:ENOG503NXSX; BUSCO:EOG09263XN3): MADRQLTTLLTQLRTPSLPFPQSTTLLSKAKLLLLQLSALTPSPTVSPANLTLAREVYELGALHSLRAKNPDSFTRYVSQLQPFYELPPSAFSSPSQNQNKVTALWLLFLLTQGRYTEFHSDLEGLSTRGSVAEVENDKFLGYPIKLERWLMEGAYDRVWKAMKKGEVPSEEFGVLCEVLTPQIRREIASSSERAYPSLPFLSAQSLLFLDSEGAVVDFAHSRGWVIKDRTIYFPTAAELNADEEGEQEQEKEVGQMVIENTLGYARQLETIV, translated from the exons atgGCCGACCGTCaactcaccaccctcctcacccaactccgcaccccctccctccccttcccccaatccaccaccctactCTCAAAagccaaactcctcctcctccagctctcagccctaaccccctcccccaccgtctCCCCCGCCAACCTAACCCTCGCCCGCGAGGTCTACGAGCTCGGcgccctccactccctccgCGCCAAAAACCCCGACTCCTTCACCCGCTACGTCTCCCAGCTCCAGCCCTTCTACGAGCTCCCCCCTTCtgctttctcctccccctcccaaaaccaaaacaaagTCACCGCCCTctggctcctcttcctcctaaCCCAAGGCCGCTACACCGAGTTCCACTCCGACCTCGAAGGCCTCTCAACCCGCGGTTCTGTCGCAGAAGTGGAAAACGACAAGTTTTTGGGGTACCCCATCAAGCTGGAGAGGTGGCTAATGGAGGGGGCGTATGACCGGGTCTGGAAGgcgatgaagaagggggaggttcCGAGtgaggagtttggggtcTTGTGCGAG GTATTGACCCCCCAAATCCGCCGAGAAATCGCCTCATCCTCCGAGCGCGCCTACCCgtccctccccttcctctcagCCCagtccctcctcttcctcgactcGGAAGGCGCCGTCGTCGACTTTGCCCACAGCCGCGGTTGGGTCATCAAGGATAGGACTATTTACTTCCCCACCGCCGCTGAGCTCAACGccgacgaggaaggggagcaggagcaggagaaggaggttggcCAGATGGTGATTGAAAACACGCTGGGGTACGCCAGGCAGCTGGAGACGATTGTGTAA
- a CDS encoding hypothetical protein (EggNog:ENOG503P55X; COG:S), with protein sequence MSYTITVQVYQTKTNAFFHLAESTVFRNGTWDEVKGAQVLTIGASGTSGSLRFVADTGENFIVTLGVHNYKPWGDIVTKLDPASQTGVVITPEYYETEWGGTQKKERVDARWKTLSSYEVTRDGRKYSFNFTVTSGNNLKVNVVIG encoded by the coding sequence ATGTCCTACACCATCACAGTCCAGGTCTACCAGACCAAAACCAACGCTTTCTTCCATCTCGCCGAAAGCACCGTCTTCCGCAACGGCACCTGGGACGAGGTCAAAGGCGCCCAAGTCCTCACCATCGGCGCCAGCGGCACCTCCGGCTCGCTCCGCTTCGTGGCCGACACGGGCGAGAACTTCATCGTCACCCTCGGCGTGCACAACTACAAGCCGTGGGGCGACATCGTCACCAAGCTGGACCCTGCCAGCCAGACTGGTGTTGTCATCACGCCGGAGTACTACGAGACTGAGTGGGGCGGCACTCAGAAGAAGGAGCGTGTTGATGCGAGGTGGAAGACGCTGTCTTCGTATGAGGTCAcgagggatgggaggaaaTATTCGTTTAATTTTACGGTGACGAGCGGGAATAACCTCAAGGTTAATGTTGTTATTGGTTAG